The following nucleotide sequence is from Barnesiella viscericola DSM 18177.
CATAGGTGCTGTGGCGCAGGGCCGGGAGATCGCCCCGGCCGTATTGTTGGGAGAAGACTGTGCTGCTGCCCAGCGATAGACCCAGCAGAATCGAGCAGAGAAAGACCATGAGCGTATAGGCCGACCCTACGGCTGCCAAGGCCGCGGGGCCGATAAACTGCCCCACGATGAGGGTATCGGCGATGTTGTAGCATTGCTGCAACAGGGCTCCGGCCATCATGGGCAGGGTAAACCGCAGCAGGGTTCCGGTGATGCCCCCTTCGGTGAGGTTCAGGTGTGGGGTCGACATGGTTGCGCTTGGGATTAAGTCGGGGCAAAGGTATAAAGAATCGGGCGATGTCGTCTCTTTCGGAACGCTCCTTTTTTCGGTACTCCCGGCAAATATACTCCTACTTTGCCGGGAGCACCGAAAATATTATTACCTCTTTTTGCAATGATTATCAGACCCGATGTGGATATTTCGGGAGATTCTTTCTACTTTTGCACGAGATGTAAATATAGACTCTCGCCTGGGCAGGCGCAACTCGATGGCGGTTGGCATGGCCTTGTGGATATAAAAACAAGATACAGATATGGCAAAGGAGAATACTTTTTCGGGCATGGCGCACAATGCGCTCACCGCAGAGACTACCATTGTAGGTAAGATTGTTTCGCAGAAAGACATTCGTATCGACGGCACGCTCGAAGGACGATTGGAATGCCAGGGCAAGGTCGTTATCGGAGAGACGGGCCAAGTGATTGGCGACATCGTGGCCGTGAATGCCGAGGTGGTGGGTCGCATTACCGGCAACGTGATGGTGGCCGAGATGTTGGTGTTGAAAGCCACCTCGTCGCTCGAAGGCGATATACAGGCCCGTCGTCTAGCCATAGAACCGGGAGCGGTGTTGAATGGCAAATGCACCATGCAGCCGCCGCTCGACGAGAGCAGTGTGGCTTGATTCGTTTGGACGATCGGGGTGGGCGATGAGCAAAAACCGGCCAGGGGTGTTAAGAGTCTGACCGAAAGGAAAACGTATGGAGAAACAAGTAATACCCGTTTTGGACATGAGCTGCGCCGTGTGCGCGGCTACGGTCGAGAAGACCGTGAGCGAATTGCCGGGAGTGGCCGAGGCTTCGGTCAATTTTTCGGCCAACACCTTGCAGGTGGTTTATGATCCCAAGAAAATTTCGTTGAGAGATATGCAGACGGCTGTGCAGTCGGCAGGATACGATCTGGTCATCTCGGAGAATGCCGAGGCCGATGCCGCCGATGCCGAACGCCGGCACTATGTTGCACAGAAACGCCGCACCGTGGGGGCCTGGATTTTCGGTATTCCGGTGATGGTGCTTTCGATGTGTTTTCATGAGCCTCCGATTTGGCTGATGTGGCTTTTGATGGTGCTCACCTTGCCGGTGCTCTATCTGGGCCGCTCGTTCTATACCTCGGGCTGGAAGGCCGCCCGAAAGGGCCGTGCCAACATGGACACGCTGGTCATGCTCAGCACGGCCGTGTCGTTTGTTTTCAGTCTGTTCACGACCATCTATCCCCGGTTCTGGGAATCGCTGGGGCTGGTTCCCCACGTCTACTACGAATCGGTGGCGATGATTATCGCCTTTGTCCTCTCGGGCAAGTTGCTTGAAGCACGGGCCAAGCAGAGTACGTCGGCTTCGATTCGCTCGCTCATGGGACTGCAACCCAAGACGGCCCGTCTGGTCGACGAGAGCGGCGAGGAGCGCGATGTGCCCATCGGCATGCTGCGTCCCGGCAATCGGGTGAGTGTGCGTCCCGGCGAGAAGATTCCGGTCGACGGCGTGTTGCTCGAAGGGTCGTCGTATGTCGACGAGAGTATGATTAGCGGCGAGTCGGAGGCAGTGGCCAAGCAATCCGGCGACCGGGTGCTGGCCGGGACCCTCAACCAGCGGGGCGCTTTCCTCATACAGGTCGAGGCTTCGGGAGCCGATACGGTACTCTCGCGCATGGTGCGCATGGTGCGCGAGGCTCAGGGAAGCAAGGCTCCCGTGCAGGGTATTGTCGATAAGGTGTCGGCCGTCTTTGTTCCCACGGTTATCGCACTGGCCATACTCACCTTCACGATCTGGGTGGCCGTGTCTGGGTGGGGCATGTTCCCCTACGCTCTGTTGAGTGCCGTCTCGGTGCTGGTAATCGCCTGCCCCTGTGCCCTCGGGTTGGCTACCCCCACGGCCTTGACGGTGGGGATAGGCAAGGCGGCACAGCAACATATCCTCATTAAAGATGCCTTTGCCCTGGAAAACATGTGCCGGGTCAATGCCGTCGTTCTCGATAAGACGGGAACCCTCACCGAGGGGCACCCGCAGGTAGTCGACGAGCAGCTCTATCCCGATTTCGAACAGTTTGCCCCCGTGTTGCTGGCCGCCGAGACGCGGTCGGAACACCCGTTGGCCCTGGCTCTGGCCGATACGTTGCGGCAACGGGGCTATCGCCCGGCCGACGATTTGGCCGACTTTGAGAGCCTCACGGGGCGCGGGGTGACCTGCACCAGCGGCGGAACCACCTTCTGGGTGGGCAATCGGGCCCTGGCCGAGGAGCGCCTGCCGGGTGTTTCGGTGCCCGATGGATATACCGCCTATTTCGGGAACGACCGGGAGCTGTTGGCTCTCTTCGAGGTGAAAGATGCCTTGAAGGCCACCTCGCGCGAGGCGGTGGAGCAGTTGAAACGCTGCGGCATCGAGGTCTATATGCTCACCGGCGACAAGGAGTCGACCGCAGCCGAGGTGGCTCGGGCGGCCGGTATCGACCACTATCGGTGGGGCGTGTTGCCCGACGATAAGGAGCGCTTTGTAGCCGAGTTGCAACAGGCCGGCAAGTGTGTGGCCATGGTGGGCGACGGTATCAACGACTCGCAGGCGCTGGCCCGGGCCGATGTGAGCGTGGCCATGGGCAAGGGTACCGATGTGGCCATGGACGTGGCCATGGTGACCTTGATGAACTCCGACCTGCTGCTGTTGCCCCGGGCGGTGACCCTGTCGCGCCGGACGGTGCGGATTATCCGCGAGAATCTGTTCTGGGCCTTCGGCTACAACGTGGTGTGTATCCCCGTGGCAGCCGGTGTGCTTTATCCCGTAGGGCTGTTGCTTACCCCCATGTGGGCCAGTGCGGCCATGGCATTCAGCTCGGTATCGGTAGTACTCAACAGTTTGCGGTTACGATAAAAAAATAACCCGTTTAAAAACAAAATAAAGATGATACAAGTAAAGACTTCGGCCAAGTGTGCCGGTTGTGTAGCCAAGATTGGCGAACAGTTGAATCAGTTTCTTACTCCCGATCAGTGGAGCCTCGATTTGTCTACTCCCGATAAATTGCTGACTGTCAATGCCGACGTGTCCGCCGAGCGGGTGGTCGATGCCGTACGTGCGGCAGGCTTCAAAGCCGAATTACGGTAAGGGAGTGGCGCAGACCATCACCCACTCGTCGTGGGTGGCATACCACAGGGTGTAGCGGTCGTGGGCCGATGTGCGGCTCTCGACGGCGGTAAAGAGCCCTTCGTGGTCGATTGTGTCGGGTGGAGTGACGTGCAGTTGTGTGCGAAAGTCTACCCCCGCCTCGGGCATCGCTTTGAATAGTGCCTCTTTGGCCGACCAGCACAGGTGCAGCCACAGGGTGTGCGAGTGAGGCGATTCGGTGTGCGCCTGCAACTCATTTTCGTTGAATACTCGAGCGGCTACGCGTTCTATTTGGGCGCCCTGCCGCTCGATGTCTATTCCCACGGGGCGTGTGGGGTGCCAGGCGATGGCCACCCATTGCCGGGTGTGCGAGATGGAGAGGTGTCCGGCACGGTTGGTCAGATAGGGCTGCCCCTCGCGTGTGTGGGCCAGAATACCTCCGCGGGTCTCGTCGAGGCGGTCCAGCAACAGCCGGGTGGCCGCCTGTTCACAGAATCGTTTGGGCGACAGTCCCTGGCTCGACAGTTGTCTGTACGCCTCGTCGCCGAGCAGGGACGCCAGAGTCTCCTCCGTTTCGGTGAGGTGCCAAAGGGCGATGCTTGCACCGGTCGGGGTCGATATGTGGGTGTGAAACGGCATGGCTATCGGGCGGGAATTTCTATACTTTCGATGAGGTGGGCGATGTGGTCCGACAGGTCGTCGACGACGGGGGCGATGGAGTCGCTCTTACCCGGTTCGTCGAAATAGAGGGCACCCCGCAACAGGTATCGGGTGCTGTCGGTTACGATAAATTGCAACGGTGTGGCACTCTCGGCCGAGAGGTCGTAGAGGGTGGCATAAATCTTCAAGCTGTCGTTTTCGTAATGGCCCGCCTGCACGACATCGGGGCGGATACTCTGGCGGTAGACCAGTTCGCGGCTCTCGTCGGTGAGCCGGTCGAGGTTGCCCCGCAAAGGGTGGTAGCTGCAATAGAGGGTGGCCCGATAGCGGGGGAACCGTATGTTGAGCCACTGTACGCCGTCGTGGCGGTGGGTCGAGTCGGGGTCGAGAGCCTCGGTCGTCCCTTCGGGAATCTCGAATGAGAGCCGGGTGCCCGGCAGGGTAGTGCGGCGGTAGGTCTCGGGGTAGGGGTCGATGCGGAAGTAGGCGTCGGGCTTCGGCGTATACTGGCGGCGGCAGGAGAGACTCGTCGTCGCTGCCGTGAGACCGAGCAGGAGATAGATCATCAGGCGGCCGGGACGTATGGAAGAGGGGAACAGACTCATGGCAGCAGGAGGTTTTCGGCGTTATTCGTCCTGAGGCGCAGCCGGGTTGATTTTTACCTTCACCTTGCCGATGCGTCGCTTGTCGAGTTCGAGCACCACGAAACTGCAACGGCCGTAGTCAATCTGCTCTTTCACCTTGGGGAAATCCTCCTTGATGTCGAGTATCAGACCGGCCAGCGTTTCGGCATCTTCGGCCTTGTCGCCGAACTCGCTTTCGTCGAGTCCCGTAATCTTGTAGAAGTCGTTCAGTACGGTTTTTCCCTCGAAGATATAGGTGTTGTCGTCGAGTTTCACGTAGTTTTTCTCCTCCTCGTCATACTCGTCGCTGATGTCGCCCACAATCTCTTCGAGAATATCCTCCATGGTGACGATACCCGAGGTGCCGCCAAACTCGTCGACCACGATGGCCATGTGGATTTTCTTCGTGCGGAACTCTTCCAGCAGGTCGTCGATCATCTTGGTCTCGGGCACGAAATAGGCGCGGCGCATGAGTTTGCGCCAGTTGAACGAGGCGTCCTGCCCGATGTAGGGCAGCAGGTCCTTGCTGTATATGATGCCTTTGATGTCGTCTTCGGTGGTGTCGTAGACGGGCAGCCGCGAATAGCCGGTCTCGATGATGAGGTCGAGCAGCTCCTTGAAATCAGTACGAATCTCCACGTCGGTAATGTCGACCCGGGCCGTCATCACCTCCTGCACGGTTTTGCCACCGAACTTGATGATGCCTTCGAGCATCTCTTTCTCGTCGTTGGCCTCGACCTGAGTCATTTCGAGCGCCTGCGAGAGCTCGTTCATCGAGATGTTGGCCCGCTTACGCACCATGTGCTTGTTGACAATCTGGGTCGAGTTGACCAGCAGGTTGGCCAGCGGGGAGAAAATCTTTTCCAGCAACGACAGTCCCCGGCAGCTCCTTTTTACCCACTTGACGGGCTTCTGGTTGGCATAGAACTTGGGCATCACCTCGCCGAAGAGCAGCAGCAGGAAGGTGAGCAGAATGGTCTGGAAAATGAAATCCAGCACATCGCTGTGAAAATGAAGAATGTCGGAAAAGAAAAAATTACAGAGGATAACGATAGCCACGTTGACCAGGTTGTTCGAGATGAGTATCGTTGCCAGCAGATACTCGGGCTTGGCCAGTAGTTTCTTTACCAAGACGTTGGTGGTAGACTCGTCGTCGTCAAACTCGTGTAGCTCTTCGGACGAGAGCGAGAAGTAGGCTATTTCGGAAGCTGAAACAA
It contains:
- a CDS encoding bactofilin family protein; the protein is MAKENTFSGMAHNALTAETTIVGKIVSQKDIRIDGTLEGRLECQGKVVIGETGQVIGDIVAVNAEVVGRITGNVMVAEMLVLKATSSLEGDIQARRLAIEPGAVLNGKCTMQPPLDESSVA
- a CDS encoding heavy metal translocating P-type ATPase, with translation MEKQVIPVLDMSCAVCAATVEKTVSELPGVAEASVNFSANTLQVVYDPKKISLRDMQTAVQSAGYDLVISENAEADAADAERRHYVAQKRRTVGAWIFGIPVMVLSMCFHEPPIWLMWLLMVLTLPVLYLGRSFYTSGWKAARKGRANMDTLVMLSTAVSFVFSLFTTIYPRFWESLGLVPHVYYESVAMIIAFVLSGKLLEARAKQSTSASIRSLMGLQPKTARLVDESGEERDVPIGMLRPGNRVSVRPGEKIPVDGVLLEGSSYVDESMISGESEAVAKQSGDRVLAGTLNQRGAFLIQVEASGADTVLSRMVRMVREAQGSKAPVQGIVDKVSAVFVPTVIALAILTFTIWVAVSGWGMFPYALLSAVSVLVIACPCALGLATPTALTVGIGKAAQQHILIKDAFALENMCRVNAVVLDKTGTLTEGHPQVVDEQLYPDFEQFAPVLLAAETRSEHPLALALADTLRQRGYRPADDLADFESLTGRGVTCTSGGTTFWVGNRALAEERLPGVSVPDGYTAYFGNDRELLALFEVKDALKATSREAVEQLKRCGIEVYMLTGDKESTAAEVARAAGIDHYRWGVLPDDKERFVAELQQAGKCVAMVGDGINDSQALARADVSVAMGKGTDVAMDVAMVTLMNSDLLLLPRAVTLSRRTVRIIRENLFWAFGYNVVCIPVAAGVLYPVGLLLTPMWASAAMAFSSVSVVLNSLRLR
- a CDS encoding heavy metal-associated domain-containing protein; translated protein: MIQVKTSAKCAGCVAKIGEQLNQFLTPDQWSLDLSTPDKLLTVNADVSAERVVDAVRAAGFKAELR
- a CDS encoding 4'-phosphopantetheinyl transferase family protein, whose translation is MPFHTHISTPTGASIALWHLTETEETLASLLGDEAYRQLSSQGLSPKRFCEQAATRLLLDRLDETRGGILAHTREGQPYLTNRAGHLSISHTRQWVAIAWHPTRPVGIDIERQGAQIERVAARVFNENELQAHTESPHSHTLWLHLCWSAKEALFKAMPEAGVDFRTQLHVTPPDTIDHEGLFTAVESRTSAHDRYTLWYATHDEWVMVCATPLP
- the gldD gene encoding gliding motility lipoprotein GldD, whose translation is MSLFPSSIRPGRLMIYLLLGLTAATTSLSCRRQYTPKPDAYFRIDPYPETYRRTTLPGTRLSFEIPEGTTEALDPDSTHRHDGVQWLNIRFPRYRATLYCSYHPLRGNLDRLTDESRELVYRQSIRPDVVQAGHYENDSLKIYATLYDLSAESATPLQFIVTDSTRYLLRGALYFDEPGKSDSIAPVVDDLSDHIAHLIESIEIPAR
- the gldE gene encoding gliding motility-associated protein GldE produces the protein MDPDSYLSVFSAIEVTPPSGGAILAIILAGLFLCVSAFVSASEIAYFSLSSEELHEFDDDESTTNVLVKKLLAKPEYLLATILISNNLVNVAIVILCNFFFSDILHFHSDVLDFIFQTILLTFLLLLFGEVMPKFYANQKPVKWVKRSCRGLSLLEKIFSPLANLLVNSTQIVNKHMVRKRANISMNELSQALEMTQVEANDEKEMLEGIIKFGGKTVQEVMTARVDITDVEIRTDFKELLDLIIETGYSRLPVYDTTEDDIKGIIYSKDLLPYIGQDASFNWRKLMRRAYFVPETKMIDDLLEEFRTKKIHMAIVVDEFGGTSGIVTMEDILEEIVGDISDEYDEEEKNYVKLDDNTYIFEGKTVLNDFYKITGLDESEFGDKAEDAETLAGLILDIKEDFPKVKEQIDYGRCSFVVLELDKRRIGKVKVKINPAAPQDE